CGGCTCTGCTGAAGACCGAATTCAAAGGCTGGAGAACAATCTTGAAGAGAAGAATGCGGAGCACATAAGAGTGTCGCAGCGGCTTAAAATGAACGAGGAACACAACGCAAGACTATCTGCCACAGTAGACAAACTACTCTCAGgtaattttagctttaattaatcaaaattcagttacatcaaactaaaaaatttgcagagaGCAATGAGCGTCTTCAGGTGCACCTGCAGGAGCGGATGCATGCCCTGGAGGAGAAAAATGCGTTGGCGCAGGAACTTGAACAGACTCGCAAGTTTTTGGAGGACACGCAATGCGAGAAAGGAGAAATAATGAAGGAGCTGGGCAAAACGCGACTCGAGTGTGAGAATGCTAAGCGCCAGATCATTCAACAGGAGATCGCTTTCAATATCCAGCAGACTGATGCCCTAACTAGGTATGATtagataaatttaactttcttaATGCACCAAAcacattgatatttttttgtggttCGAATAAGAAACTATATTGTTGATACACTGAAGAACAAACCTAAAGACATAtatagttaaataatattctttgaaattttaatcatacaAAACTTTTCAAGGTTAGCAATTTTCTTTGGTGCTCAATTTGCAGTTTTTCTTTTGGAtcacttaaaatttgtttcatcttgattaatttttgcaggagTCTGTCTCCATCAACCGGAGAACCCAGCTTTGTCCGCAGCTCAAGCCACTCTAGTTTTGACGCACACTCACTGCCGCGAAGAGCACAAAAGGGACGTCTCTCTGCCTTGGACGACGACCCAACCAAAGTAAGCTTTGTAACAGACCCAATTGTAAATATCTACATTGTGAACCTGAAACAGGTCCGCACCCTAGCCGAGCAAGAGTGGGAAAAGCTGCAGCAAGCGCATGTTTTGGCAAACGTGCAGCAGGCGTTTGATGTCAGCGACGCTGAGGCGGATGACTCGGAGAGTCTTTTCTCTGCCGCGGACATGTTGTCCCCATCTGGACACACGGATGCGCAAACCTTAGCTATGATGCTGCAGGAACAGCTCGACGCCATCAACAATGAAATCaggtgagttttttttcttgaaatcgGACAATCtcggtattaaaaaaattgccaaatctTTTTTCTCggctttaaatttgattaaaaggaCATAGGTGAATCTTCATCTGTTTGAATCTTGTAAATGAATTTAGtctgctaattatttttttgcaacaattctGTTAATAAAAGAATATGACGCAGCCTTCTAATCCAAATTGGTTTTTCTGCTTGGCTATCAGGCTAATACAGGAAGAGAAGCAGAGCACTGAGGCACGAGCAGAGGAGCTGGAGTCGCGAGTAGGCAGCCTTGAGCACATGAACCTGCTAGTGCGCGGTCGCAGCTTTGAGCGGCCATCGGCATCTCCTCCTCAGTCGGGGCGCTCAACCCCTCGCTCGCATCACTCTCCCCAACGAGATTACTTGCACAAGTATCATACGGTAAGAATCACAAACCACAAATGCGCCTCTCTTGCGtctaacatattttttatcttagcATTCTAAGAATTTGTTAGTAGTTGTGTCGGCAGCATTGAGCTgttgttttcaatatttcgtGGTAGGCtgagaatataatttttattattaatgttaGTGGCAGttttttgtttagaaaagTTTACATCGACTCATATGAAAACTTCGCTGATGAAATTATTGCGATTGCCGGATATTTAGTAATATTAATCTtgatgatttataaatttttaattactaacgaaattttttccaagaacACAATGTTATGTTTCCTTGAAGTCTCACAAAatcataacaataaaaattgctaccTGAAAGCTAGAAATTTGCTTTTGGAAAAGCGTTAGTTTCGATCCGCAAGCCACATTTCCTCCTCTTAAGTCCCAATTCACACACTTGACCCCCTGCGGCAAGCGGAGTGCTGAGGCGGAGAGTGTTTCAGGCGCCAGCCGCCATGTCACCCGCGCACTCACACCAGTACGCGGCCACCATCAGTCCTGGCCAAATGTCGGAATCGTTGCCCGCGAGTCAGGTGAGACGGCGCACACTCGCTGTagtcgctcgctctcgcctACACGCTTCTTTTGCTGGCTCAACCCTTGTACCAACCCCCTGACACCTTTGTGCTCTTCCTTGTAAACTATGgctcataaaattttgtacacacatacacacaatgAAAATAACACCCCATCAAAAGTCAGTAGGGTAGGAATTGCTGGTAGGACCCTAGTGGTTAGATCATAGAACGtcacacaaattttgaaaattacttaCTGTGACACAGAGTCAGATTTTACCCTTGTTCTAGTGTTTGATGCTTGCAGCCTCCGTTTATGGcaccaataataaatttttcaatggttTCTGAATTtactaattcatttttcaaagatgctcaatttttccacttttttatcAACATGCTGTCATTTGAGGTCTGCTCTCACCACTGACTAGGGCGAAGAATGTATGAATCGATGGTGGAAATAGGTTATAGCCTTccaatgaatgaaaattaaactaaagtGACTCTCTTGTTATGGATGTTTCTATTAGTAGGACAAACACTGATTGCAAAGGACTAGAGGTCCAATCCGTTATCGTGCCagttatgattttatttggtctagttgcacttttttaaacgGTATTGTGAACTTTTACTCTTATAATGTTATTGGCTACCCAATCTGTAAAATACGCGTGTAGGCAGTTAGTTAATTAGAATCGGTTTACAAAGATTGcttcaagataaaaaaattcttcaactCAATTCAACTGTACAAACTGTAgattagcaataaaaaattatgcaatgcACTAAAAACAGCAGTTTTCAaactgcataatttttaagacgTTTCTCCCTATTTAACCAAGTGGGCTGTGAGTGACTTAAAGTTccatgtaaaaaattcaaacaatgtTCTTTTCACTGTAATTCTTTCACCCCTGTGTAAAACTGTCCACTTGCAACGTGCAAAGCTATGATTTCCTTCTCTTTGATTTGCCGCCGTAGCTTATTGTCGCTGGTCCAGCTGAAGCGTCGGCTGGGCCAGCCAATTTAGCGGTAATTCGCCACGCCTGAAGTAGTGGGGCTCTCAGTTACAGTTGTCGGGTGCCGGGGAGCTTTCCAAGGAGGACATGCGCTCGCTCAAGGACAACTCGCCACCGATGATGGGTGCCGGCGCCATGACCTTGCCTGCCGGCGCCAGCTCCAACTCGCTCGCGGGCCTCTCATCCATCGGTGGCTCTTCCCTGGTCGGTGCCCCGCCCTATGGTGGCCTTGGGCCCAACGCGGCCCGCTCCCTGCGCCTCGAAAGGGTGGCTCAGGCCCTCGCACATAGCACTGAAGAACTCAGAAGGTCCGAACACTTGCTGATGTCGTAAGATTCCAAAATCCATACCATCTCTCAATGTTGTATAAGAacaataattagaaattaattcgtcgtttatttaaattaaaaaattatcagctgTATGTTTTACATACAAGCACAATCTCCTTTATGGAGAGTGATAAAATTCCAGATGCAAACcaacttttcatttcatattgaattttttaactcattggcatgttaattttttttctcacattTAAGATCCATagcatgattttattttgaaacaaagctTGAAAGTATCATTTCTAATTTGGTGCCTCTTCTAAAAGGAGCAATAACGGAAACAACCACTTgagttaatgaaaattttatctgctaTAACAGTCAAGACTCGCTGCACAAGAGCAACGTTCCGCCGAAGAAGTCAAAGGGGATCAAGTCGTCGCTGGGACGGTTCTTCAGCAAGAAAGACAAGGGGAAGCCGCCGTCGAACAGCAAAGACTCGCCCATGATGACCTCATCGACCGACGGCATGCCCACCTCGCACAGTCTCTACGCGGACAGCGACATCATGTGCTCGAGCGACACCCTATCGCTAGCGGGTGGCTTAGGCCAGAAGGGAGACTTTGATCgtagaaagaagaaaaagtaaGATCcattgtttgatttatttatttcataatatttaccATTAAGCATTTTTTCTAACCGGGTTCTTTGGTGTTACAGTAATTTCTCAAGACACGAATTGCTAGCGGAGGCGATGAAGGCAGGCACTCCGTTTGCATTATGGAATGGGCCGACGATTGTTGCGTGGCTTGAGCTTTGGGTTGGCATGCCAGCTTGGTATGTGGCCGCCTGCCGCGCCAACGTCAAGTCTGGTGCTATCATGAGTGCCCTCAGCGATACAGAAATCCAGCGGGAAATCGGAATCAGGTAAACAtaatatatctaaaaattttgtactCAACCAAAGCCGATTCCTTAGAATATATTCATGATTGATgtcagatatttaaaaatattaattatatttccatTCTATGAACAACATGTTAAAAATCTTCATAGATTTGATAGAGACATTTCACATTTGAacattaaaacttaaattatctATAGATATACAAGCtatgtaataaatatattcataCTTGTGTGATGTCTTTCTAATTTCGCTTTTTTTAGCAACCCATTGCATCGACTGAAACTCCGGTTAGCTATCCAGGAAATGGTTTCGCTGACAAGTCCGTCGGCCCCCAAGACTTCGCGCACCACGCTTGCGTTTGGCGACATGAACCACGAGTGGATCGGCAATGCGTGGTTGCCTTCCCTCGGCCTGCCGCAGTATCGCACCACCTTTATGGAGTGCCTAGTCGACGCTCGCATGCTCGACCACCTCAACAAGAAGGACCTCAGGGGACAACTCAAAATGGTCGACAGCTTCCATAGGTATgctttttatcacaaaataattctaacaaatcaataaagaacaaataaaatggtttttaaaaatacaagttATCTTTAATTTGGGTGCAATACTTTTTTACAGAACGAGCCTTCAGTTTGGAATTTCGTGTCTAAAACGGCTGAACTATGATAGAAGGCAGCTGGAAGAGCGGCGGAAATCGTGCGAGAATGAACTCGCCGACGTACTAGTCTGGTCCAATGAGCGTGTCATTAAATGGGTCACTAGCATGGGACTAAAAGTGAGTCTTACACCTTatcttttaattgcatttcacacgtaatttcaatttttttccatcagGAGTATGCTAATAATCTGGTCGAGTCTGGCGTGCATGGTGCATTGATCGCTTTGGACGACGCCTTTGACGCCATCAGCCTTGCACTGGCACTAAAAATTCCGACACAAAACACTCaggtaaatttcaaagtttcatAATTGTGATCATCACCTCAACATTTATtcatgagaaattttaatagagtTACTTCAACTTTTTCTGCATTGCTAAAAAAGCGTTTCtgattataatatatttcaaacaagATAAAGTAGAATGTACGTAATAGCTCTATGTTTGAATTATAAACCTATCACGGAAATTTTTCCGGCTGTCTCTATTGCCTTTATTACAATTGATTGTAACAAACCATTGGGACTGTCTAAAGATGGACAAGAAAATAGTCAATTAGAAGGTAAAGAAAGTCAAAGAAGGGTATTCATGAATAAATTCTGAATGAAATCATGATCATCCTGTTTTCGAAAATGAAATCGTGTTGGGGGacggaaagaaaaaaattgatgattagAGGAAACCAAAATATGGATCaccaaattttgataaatccgtatttttttctttgcaggcGCGTCAGATCCTCGAGATCGAGTTTAACAACCtgttggcggcggcgacggacCGTCAGGTGCTGCCCGAGTCAGAAATGCCCAAGTCCTGACAGCTGGGGCCGCGCAATCCGGACGCCTCACCGTCAGACTAGCTCaaaccaccaccaccagccCTCACGCAAACGATGGACACACACTCACTTATAAGCCCaccccacccacccaccccaCAGCATAACCGCGACGGCGGTACATGAGCTCGCGCCGTCACAGCCCGCGCGTAGATgttgtttctctctctctcgcttccAATCCGAGCAGTCAGTAGGTTAACCAACCAAGGATAAGCGTAGAGACGTAATTCCCATGAAGCTGTGAAGGGAGTTTGATGGCAAATCATTGttgtgttgaaaatttttattttctggacATTCTCACGGGTTTGTTGTTTGGCGTTTGAGTCAATTTTGTACATACACTTTGTCACTCTCGCAAACACGTTATTTTATCTTGCTTGGTGCCCCTCGAATCATTATCATCGACTAGCGCGTTTTTACGTGAAAACATTTCAGCCACTTCCCCACCCGCCCACCGATTCGGTTTCTTTCTGACttgcaatttttgtgtgaaaattttaagtttaaccCGACTGAATGGTTTTGAGCCGGTTTTCATCTTGGCCTTGCTTATAGGAGGAGGGTTGGAGGTGGCTCGGAacgcatttttctttaattcgaTTTAGAACCAGCATTGGTGCTAGTCACGTAATTAttcttttggtgaaatttcCCCCACTAAGCGCGTTAATTTTCACCTCCTGCGTTGACGACCCGTGTGTTAAAAATGGAGAAATAATCACGCAAGCGAAACTGCCAGTATATATTGAGATATGAAGTTCATTTTTGTAACTGTTCAGTGTGCCATACGCGAGCAAATTAACGCGCGAGGAAAACACCCTCCACTACAGATTACACAcccacactcacacacatgcATATATCGATGTTGATATGAAGAAAAACAGGGCTAAATGTTTTAgattcagcagcagcagcaggaaaaacaAAACGAGGCGGAAACGCGCAAAATGGAAACTAAACtcttaatgaaaaatatcccaAAAGTTAACAGAAACGTAAAAGGATAAATTAAACGCAAAAGCAAGCAAAATACTCCGCTCTTTCTATCTCTTGATTAACCGAGCATTCGTGGAAAGACAGCAGCAAAACCGGCGGCTTTTCTTCTCGATAGGAATTTTCTCAAGAGGCCACCGCGCCATATCACTCCTCTCGATTTTTCCGAGGGGACATAACAATGGTTTGAACGCGTGCCTCCGCCCCCTAAAATCGCTTTTTCCGACCGACATTCCTTCAGCATTCACAACACGCACTTTCCACTTATTTTCGCAAAGATAGGCCCAATGAGAGGTACTTATTTATTAActgattttgttgcaaatcaAAACGATTTTTGTCGACGTAAGTTATATTTCATTTGCATGTATAGCAACTAGTCCACCATTAAGTTTGACGGAACCGACGGCAAGTGGAAATTTCtgtattgatttaattacGCTTGTCAATCGCAGTACAACattattattgtattattaCGCCCTTTGGAGGTGCAGCTATTTTGGATTTTACTTTCCACGCAGCCACCCACACTCTCATACACTCAAACGACACAGGCAGTTACAGCAAGAATCACAaccaaagcatttttttgtttaatttaaattgagtcATTGTGTCGGCAGGAAGATTTCATTTCTTTCTGGTCAGACACGAGAGCGTTTTGTGTTGAAAACTGCAGCGAAATTTCAACAGAAACACTATTACTTGAGACATCATGGAGGAAGACAAAAATGaagatataataataaaactatacatactgaaaaataaaacagaaaattatgcGATTACTGTAATCTTTGTACAATGTATCATAGTTGAATCTCATatcttacaataaaaaatactaatctATCAATAAATGTTGTTTTGATGTATTTTCCTGTTACTGTTAAAGTTAAGGATATTatttactatatttttaaaaaaccaatcGCTCAAGTATATTTTTGTACATTGACGCTTTCCCAGTGAGATCTGATGTTCACATCTGTGCAAACTTCtcgattttgatttaatttgtaatattttgttatgGATGTAGGTCGGTATGGGGCAGGTGCTCTGCTGGCCCGTAACAATAAATAAGGTAAAATTCCAGCCTTTCAATTAGACCATGCGATTAAGCTTCTCTTTTGCCTACATGTCAATAAGCTTTGTGCAAGAACTTGACAGAGGAAGTGAAATATCCTAATTTGTTTCAGATccttaaattaatcattgaaattatgttcatatcagaaattaaaatcgaaaattcaggattcaatgtttttattttccttcattcATATGGATTCAGAACTTGAATGttctcaatgaaaaaatttgttttacattGCGGTGCAACAAATTATGCGATGAGACAGTGAAGATTTTAACAATATAAGAAGAATACCCAACGCAGACTTCCATGCAAAGACCCATTTTCGctcccaat
The nucleotide sequence above comes from Cloeon dipterum chromosome X, ieCloDipt1.1, whole genome shotgun sequence. Encoded proteins:
- the Liprin-alpha gene encoding liprin-alpha-1 isoform X1 → MWNMMCDVMPTISEDTISQRGGGQFGGAAEDPNFEQLMVSMLDERDKLMDSLRETQERLADNEGKLHETEKERDSLQRQIAANLPQEFATLTKELNQSRERLLEKEEEISELKAERNNTRLLLEHLECLVSRHERSLRMTVVKRQAASQSGVSSEVEVLKALKSLFEHHKALDEKVRERLRVALERVNTLEEELNATKDELQQYKSGEVTRMENGHEPSKEQNAQQLSATVASKQQLPNGSDTDAVVDLPSLVGDQSAELTAAQRRVAELTSRVAELEETLSKAQKEVIKLQDQSAKLQQDLMENVAQKEDQEERIATLEKRYLHAQRESTSLHDLNSKLEQELKHKEAQLKLQDEKCQAIQEKLELSEQKLAQYAKLPEMEEELKQRMEALTQVRAQAQERHGSAEDRIQRLENNLEEKNAEHIRVSQRLKMNEEHNARLSATVDKLLSESNERLQVHLQERMHALEEKNALAQELEQTRKFLEDTQCEKGEIMKELGKTRLECENAKRQIIQQEIAFNIQQTDALTRSLSPSTGEPSFVRSSSHSSFDAHSLPRRAQKGRLSALDDDPTKVSFVTDPIVNIYIVNLKQVRTLAEQEWEKLQQAHVLANVQQAFDVSDAEADDSESLFSAADMLSPSGHTDAQTLAMMLQEQLDAINNEIRLIQEEKQSTEARAEELESRVGSLEHMNLLVRGRSFERPSASPPQSGRSTPRSHHSPQRDYLHKYHTAPAAMSPAHSHQYAATISPGQMSESLPASQLQLSGAGELSKEDMRSLKDNSPPMMGAGAMTLPAGASSNSLAGLSSIGGSSLVGAPPYGGLGPNAARSLRLERVAQALAHSTEELRRSEHLLMSQDSLHKSNVPPKKSKGIKSSLGRFFSKKDKGKPPSNSKDSPMMTSSTDGMPTSHSLYADSDIMCSSDTLSLAGGLGQKGDFDRRKKKNNFSRHELLAEAMKAGTPFALWNGPTIVAWLELWVGMPAWYVAACRANVKSGAIMSALSDTEIQREIGISNPLHRLKLRLAIQEMVSLTSPSAPKTSRTTLAFGDMNHEWIGNAWLPSLGLPQYRTTFMECLVDARMLDHLNKKDLRGQLKMVDSFHRTSLQFGISCLKRLNYDRRQLEERRKSCENELADVLVWSNERVIKWVTSMGLKEYANNLVESGVHGALIALDDAFDAISLALALKIPTQNTQARQILEIEFNNLLAAATDRQVLPESEMPKS
- the Liprin-alpha gene encoding liprin-alpha-1 isoform X4 → MWNMMCDVMPTISEDTISQRGGGQFGGAAEDPNFEQLMVSMLDERDKLMDSLRETQERLADNEGKLHETEKERDSLQRQIAANLPQEFATLTKELNQSRERLLEKEEEISELKAERNNTRLLLEHLECLVSRHERSLRMTVVKRQAASQSGVSSEVEVLKALKSLFEHHKALDEKVRERLRVALERVNTLEEELNATKDELQQYKSGEVTRMENGHEPSKEQNAQQLSATVASKQQLPNGSDTDAVVDLPSLVGDQSAELTAAQRRVAELTSRVAELEETLSKAQKEVIKLQDQSAKLQQDLMENVAQKEDQEERIATLEKRYLHAQRESTSLHDLNSKLEQELKHKEAQLKLQDEKCQAIQEKLELSEQKLAQYAKLPEMEEELKQRMEALTQVRAQAQERHGSAEDRIQRLENNLEEKNAEHIRVSQRLKMNEEHNARLSATVDKLLSESNERLQVHLQERMHALEEKNALAQELEQTRKFLEDTQCEKGEIMKELGKTRLECENAKRQIIQQEIAFNIQQTDALTRSLSPSTGEPSFVRSSSHSSFDAHSLPRRAQKGRLSALDDDPTKVRTLAEQEWEKLQQAHVLANVQQAFDVSDAEADDSESLFSAADMLSPSGHTDAQTLAMMLQEQLDAINNEIRLIQEEKQSTEARAEELESRVGSLEHMNLLVRGRSFERPSASPPQSGRSTPRSHHSPQRDYLHKYHTAPAAMSPAHSHQYAATISPGQMSESLPASQWGSQLQLSGAGELSKEDMRSLKDNSPPMMGAGAMTLPAGASSNSLAGLSSIGGSSLVGAPPYGGLGPNAARSLRLERVAQALAHSTEELRRSEHLLMSQDSLHKSNVPPKKSKGIKSSLGRFFSKKDKGKPPSNSKDSPMMTSSTDGMPTSHSLYADSDIMCSSDTLSLAGGLGQKGDFDRRKKKNNFSRHELLAEAMKAGTPFALWNGPTIVAWLELWVGMPAWYVAACRANVKSGAIMSALSDTEIQREIGISNPLHRLKLRLAIQEMVSLTSPSAPKTSRTTLAFGDMNHEWIGNAWLPSLGLPQYRTTFMECLVDARMLDHLNKKDLRGQLKMVDSFHRTSLQFGISCLKRLNYDRRQLEERRKSCENELADVLVWSNERVIKWVTSMGLKEYANNLVESGVHGALIALDDAFDAISLALALKIPTQNTQARQILEIEFNNLLAAATDRQVLPESEMPKS
- the Liprin-alpha gene encoding liprin-alpha-1 isoform X3 yields the protein MWNMMCDVMPTISEDTISQRGGGQFGGAAEDPNFEQLMVSMLDERDKLMDSLRETQERLADNEGKLHETEKERDSLQRQIAANLPQEFATLTKELNQSRERLLEKEEEISELKAERNNTRLLLEHLECLVSRHERSLRMTVVKRQAASQSGVSSEVEVLKALKSLFEHHKALDEKVRERLRVALERVNTLEEELNATKDELQQYKSGEVTRMENGHEPSKEQNAQQLSATVASKQQLPNGSDTDAVVDLPSLVGDQSAELTAAQRRVAELTSRVAELEETLSKAQKEVIKLQDQSAKLQQDLMENVAQKEDQEERIATLEKRYLHAQRESTSLHDLNSKLEQELKHKEAQLKLQDEKCQAIQEKLELSEQKLAQYAKLPEMEEELKQRMEALTQVRAQAQERHGSAEDRIQRLENNLEEKNAEHIRVSQRLKMNEEHNARLSATVDKLLSESNERLQVHLQERMHALEEKNALAQELEQTRKFLEDTQCEKGEIMKELGKTRLECENAKRQIIQQEIAFNIQQTDALTRSLSPSTGEPSFVRSSSHSSFDAHSLPRRAQKGRLSALDDDPTKVSFVTDPIVNIYIVNLKQVRTLAEQEWEKLQQAHVLANVQQAFDVSDAEADDSESLFSAADMLSPSGHTDAQTLAMMLQEQLDAINNEIRLIQEEKQSTEARAEELESRVGSLEHMNLLVRGRSFERPSASPPQSGRSTPRSHHSPQRDYLHKYHTAPAAMSPAHSHQYAATISPGQMSESLPASQLQLSGAGELSKEDMRSLKDNSPPMMGAGAMTLPAGASSNSLAGLSSIGGSSLVGAPPYGGLGPNAARSLRLERVAQALAHSTEELRSQDSLHKSNVPPKKSKGIKSSLGRFFSKKDKGKPPSNSKDSPMMTSSTDGMPTSHSLYADSDIMCSSDTLSLAGGLGQKGDFDRRKKKNNFSRHELLAEAMKAGTPFALWNGPTIVAWLELWVGMPAWYVAACRANVKSGAIMSALSDTEIQREIGISNPLHRLKLRLAIQEMVSLTSPSAPKTSRTTLAFGDMNHEWIGNAWLPSLGLPQYRTTFMECLVDARMLDHLNKKDLRGQLKMVDSFHRTSLQFGISCLKRLNYDRRQLEERRKSCENELADVLVWSNERVIKWVTSMGLKEYANNLVESGVHGALIALDDAFDAISLALALKIPTQNTQARQILEIEFNNLLAAATDRQVLPESEMPKS
- the Liprin-alpha gene encoding liprin-alpha-1 isoform X2 — translated: MWNMMCDVMPTISEDTISQRGGGQFGGAAEDPNFEQLMVSMLDERDKLMDSLRETQERLADNEGKLHETEKERDSLQRQIAANLPQEFATLTKELNQSRERLLEKEEEISELKAERNNTRLLLEHLECLVSRHERSLRMTVVKRQAASQSGVSSEVEVLKALKSLFEHHKALDEKVRERLRVALERVNTLEEELNATKDELQQYKSGEVTRMENGHEPSKEQNAQQLSATVASKQLPNGSDTDAVVDLPSLVGDQSAELTAAQRRVAELTSRVAELEETLSKAQKEVIKLQDQSAKLQQDLMENVAQKEDQEERIATLEKRYLHAQRESTSLHDLNSKLEQELKHKEAQLKLQDEKCQAIQEKLELSEQKLAQYAKLPEMEEELKQRMEALTQVRAQAQERHGSAEDRIQRLENNLEEKNAEHIRVSQRLKMNEEHNARLSATVDKLLSESNERLQVHLQERMHALEEKNALAQELEQTRKFLEDTQCEKGEIMKELGKTRLECENAKRQIIQQEIAFNIQQTDALTRSLSPSTGEPSFVRSSSHSSFDAHSLPRRAQKGRLSALDDDPTKVSFVTDPIVNIYIVNLKQVRTLAEQEWEKLQQAHVLANVQQAFDVSDAEADDSESLFSAADMLSPSGHTDAQTLAMMLQEQLDAINNEIRLIQEEKQSTEARAEELESRVGSLEHMNLLVRGRSFERPSASPPQSGRSTPRSHHSPQRDYLHKYHTAPAAMSPAHSHQYAATISPGQMSESLPASQLQLSGAGELSKEDMRSLKDNSPPMMGAGAMTLPAGASSNSLAGLSSIGGSSLVGAPPYGGLGPNAARSLRLERVAQALAHSTEELRRSEHLLMSQDSLHKSNVPPKKSKGIKSSLGRFFSKKDKGKPPSNSKDSPMMTSSTDGMPTSHSLYADSDIMCSSDTLSLAGGLGQKGDFDRRKKKNNFSRHELLAEAMKAGTPFALWNGPTIVAWLELWVGMPAWYVAACRANVKSGAIMSALSDTEIQREIGISNPLHRLKLRLAIQEMVSLTSPSAPKTSRTTLAFGDMNHEWIGNAWLPSLGLPQYRTTFMECLVDARMLDHLNKKDLRGQLKMVDSFHRTSLQFGISCLKRLNYDRRQLEERRKSCENELADVLVWSNERVIKWVTSMGLKEYANNLVESGVHGALIALDDAFDAISLALALKIPTQNTQARQILEIEFNNLLAAATDRQVLPESEMPKS
- the Liprin-alpha gene encoding liprin-alpha-1 isoform X6, whose product is MWNMMCDVMPTISEDTISQRGGGQFGGAAEDPNFEQLMVSMLDERDKLMDSLRETQERLADNEGKLHETEKERDSLQRQIAANLPQEFATLTKELNQSRERLLEKEEEISELKAERNNTRLLLEHLECLVSRHERSLRMTVVKRQAASQSGVSSEVEVLKALKSLFEHHKALDEKVRERLRVALERVNTLEEELNATKDELQQYKSGEVTRMENGHEPSKEQNAQQLSATVASKQQLPNGSDTDAVVDLPSLVGDQSAELTAAQRRVAELTSRVAELEETLSKAQKEVIKLQDQSAKLQQDLMENVAQKEDQEERIATLEKRYLHAQRESTSLHDLNSKLEQELKHKEAQLKLQDEKCQAIQEKLELSEQKLAQYAKLPEMEEELKQRMEALTQVRAQAQERHGSAEDRIQRLENNLEEKNAEHIRVSQRLKMNEEHNARLSATVDKLLSESNERLQVHLQERMHALEEKNALAQELEQTRKFLEDTQCEKGEIMKELGKTRLECENAKRQIIQQEIAFNIQQTDALTRSLSPSTGEPSFVRSSSHSSFDAHSLPRRAQKGRLSALDDDPTKVRTLAEQEWEKLQQAHVLANVQQAFDVSDAEADDSESLFSAADMLSPSGHTDAQTLAMMLQEQLDAINNEIRLIQEEKQSTEARAEELESRVGSLEHMNLLVRGRSFERPSASPPQSGRSTPRSHHSPQRDYLHKYHTAPAAMSPAHSHQYAATISPGQMSESLPASQLSGAGELSKEDMRSLKDNSPPMMGAGAMTLPAGASSNSLAGLSSIGGSSLVGAPPYGGLGPNAARSLRLERVAQALAHSTEELRRSEHLLMSQDSLHKSNVPPKKSKGIKSSLGRFFSKKDKGKPPSNSKDSPMMTSSTDGMPTSHSLYADSDIMCSSDTLSLAGGLGQKGDFDRRKKKNNFSRHELLAEAMKAGTPFALWNGPTIVAWLELWVGMPAWYVAACRANVKSGAIMSALSDTEIQREIGISNPLHRLKLRLAIQEMVSLTSPSAPKTSRTTLAFGDMNHEWIGNAWLPSLGLPQYRTTFMECLVDARMLDHLNKKDLRGQLKMVDSFHRTSLQFGISCLKRLNYDRRQLEERRKSCENELADVLVWSNERVIKWVTSMGLKEYANNLVESGVHGALIALDDAFDAISLALALKIPTQNTQARQILEIEFNNLLAAATDRQVLPESEMPKS